One genomic region from Thunnus maccoyii chromosome 16, fThuMac1.1, whole genome shotgun sequence encodes:
- the LOC121880820 gene encoding delta-like protein 4 isoform X2, producing MKDTTNPEFLINSFAIQRKLGIGHEWSQDVQRGTQTELRYSYRFICNENYYGDTCSKICAPRDDRFGHYTCKPDGQIACLPGWKGEYCQEPICLEGCNENNGNCTLPGECKCREGWQGLFCDVCKLHPSCKHGTCKEPWQCTCKEGWGGIFCDQDLNYCTHHKPCANGATCMNTGQGSYTCTCLPGFTGVNCDSEVRECDSQPCRNGGHCLESENGYRCACPQGFEGTHCEHRMLTCRDTPCFHDGKCKEGDNGHSYTCECPAGYTGLNCEKKVDKCTSLQCANGGHCVIHGNLRLCSCRSGFTGLRCEININECVRNPCANGSTCIDRINDYTCTCPPGYEGRHCDKPTDRCASRPCLNGGTCTTGANGQPSCICPAQYSGPQCQPIDVPLSNTPSPNTGRESSEKLSLAAISMGVGLVAVLVLLCMVVVVIHHVKKQRNKEQDSETMNNLSKVDFQKENLISTLELKNTNKKIDLEVDCPREKSNHKHINHYHLDYKTSTGYKDELSLLDKDENCEKTIEDKKHLSRMYSERPECRISTICSSRDSMYQSVFVIAEEKNECIIATEV from the exons ATGAAGG aTACCACCAACCCTGAATTCTTGATTAATTCTTTTGCCATCCAAAGAAAGTTGGGAATAGGGCATGAGTGGTCCCAGGATGTGCAGAGAGGGACGCAGACGGAGCTAAGGTACTCATACCGGTTCATCTGCAATGAAAATTACTACGGGGACACTTGTTCCAAAATATGCGCTCCGAGAGACGACCGTTTCGGCCACTACACCTGCAAGCCTGACGGGCAAATAGCCTGTCTACCAGGATGGAAGGGAGAATACTGCCAAGAAC CAATCTGTCTTGAAGGGTGcaatgaaaataatggaaacTGCACATTACCTGGAGAATGCAA ATGCAGAGAAGGTTGGCAGGGACTCttttgtgatgtgtgtaaaCTCCATCCATCCTGTAAACATGGTACCTGTAAAGAGCCGTGGCAGTGCACCTGCAAAGAAGGCTGGGGAGGCATCTTTTGTGACCAAG ATCTGAACTACTGCACCCATCACAAACCCTGTGCCAACGGGGCCACGTGTATGAACACGGGTCAGGGCAGCTACACCTGCACCTGCCTGCCAGGCTTCACCGGGGTTAACTGTGACTCGGAGGTCAGGGAGTGTGACAGCCAGCCCTGTCGCAACGGAGGCCACTGCCTG GAGTCTGAGAACGGCTATAGGTGTGCATGCCCACAGGGGTTTGAAGGGACACACTGTGAACACAGGATGCTGACCTGCAGAGATACACCATGCTTCCATGATGGCAAGTGCAAAGAGGGGGATAATGGACATAGTTACACGTGTGAGTGTCCAGCAGGCTACACCGGACTCAACTGTGAGAAGAAAGTGGATAAATGTACCTCGCTGCAATGCGCCAATG GTGGACACTGCGTGATCCACGGTAACCTCCGACTGTGCAGCTGTCGCTCAGGCTTCACAGGACTGCGCTGCGAGATCAACATCAATGAGTGTGTCAGAAACCCCTGCGCCAACGGCTCCACCTGCATAGACCGCATCAACGACTACACCTGCACCTGCCCTCCAGGGTACGAAGGCCGCCACTGCGACAAGCCGACAGACCGCTGTGCCTCTCGGCCCTGCCTGAACGGAGGGACCTGCACCACTGGAGCGAATGGCCAGCCTTCCTGCATCTGCCCCGCCCAGTACAGTGGCCCCCAGTGCCAGCCCATCGATGTGCCTTTATCCAATACCCCCAGCCCCAACACAGGCCGGGAGTCCAGTGAGAAGCTGAGCTTGGCAGCCATCAGCATGGGAGTGGGCTTGGTGGCCGTTCTGGTTCTTTTATGCATGGTAGTAGTGGTAATACATCATGTCAAGAAGCAGAGAAACAAGGAGCAGGACTCAGAGACCATGAACAACCTCTCCAAGGTTGACTTTCAGAAAGAGAACCTTATATCTACTCTAGAGCTCAAGAACACCAATAAAAAGATCGATTTGGAGGTGGACTGTCCCAGGGAAAAGTCtaatcacaaacacatcaacCACTACCACCTGGACTATAAAACCTCCACTGGGTACAAGGATGAACTGTCCCTTTTGGACAAagatgaaaactgtgaaaagacAATAGAAGACAAAAAGCATTTGAGTAGAATGTACAG TGAAAGACCGGAGTGTAGAATATCAACAATATGTTCTTCCAGAGATTCAATGTACCAGTCTGTCTTTGTAAtagcagaggagaaaaatgaatgCATCATCGCAACTGAG gtATAA